Proteins from a genomic interval of Uloborus diversus isolate 005 chromosome 4, Udiv.v.3.1, whole genome shotgun sequence:
- the LOC129220343 gene encoding proteasome subunit alpha type-3-like codes for MSSIGTGYDLSASQFSPDGRVFQVEYAQKAVENSGTAVGLRGKDGVVFAVEKLVTSKLYEPGANKRIFTIDRHVGVAVAGLIADARQVVETAKSEAATYRSDYSEAVPLKYLKERVAMYMHAYTLYSSVRPFGASVIMGAYEFDGPQMFCIDPSGISWGYHGCAIGKAKQAAKTEMEKLKLKEMTCQELVKEAAKIIYIVHDEVKDKNFELELSWVGEITQGKHMFVPQNVFQEAEKYAKAAVKDDSDSDEE; via the coding sequence ATGAGTTCCATTGGTACTGGATACGATCTATCTGCTTCTCAATTTTCTCCTGACGGCAGAGTATTTCAAGTAGAATATGCTCAAAAGGCAGTTGAAAACAGCGGAACTGCTGTTGGACTTCGCGGAAAGGACGGAGTTGTATTTGCTGTGGAGAAACTCGTGACATCAAAACTGTATGAACCCGGTGCAAACAAACGAATTTTCACCATTGATCGACATGTCGGTGTTGCGGTTGCTGGTCTTATTGCAGATGCAAGGCAAGTCGTCGAGACAGCTAAATCTGAAGCTGCTACTTATAGATCCGATTATTCTGAAGCCGTCCCTTTAAAGTATCTTAAAGAACGCGTCGCTATGTACATGCACGCTTACACCTTATACAGCTCCGTGAGGCCGTTTGGAGCCAGTGTTATTATGGGTGCTTACGAGTTTGATGGTCCACAAATGTTCTGCATTGATCCGTCTGGTATTTCATGGGGATACCACGGATGCGCCATTGGAAAAGCGAAGCAAGCCGCCAAAACCGAAAtggaaaagttaaaattaaaagaaatgacaTGTCAAGAGCTCGTTAAGGAAGCTGCAAAAATAATCTATATCGTACATGATGAGGTGAAGGATAAAAATTTTGAGCTTGAATTGAGCTGGGTAGGTGAAATTACCCAAGGTAAACATATGTTTGTGCCCCAAAATGTGTTTCAAGAAGCTGAAAAATATGCAAAGGCAGCAGTTAAAGATGATTCTGACTCTGATGAAGAATGA